The following are encoded in a window of Lactobacillus panisapium genomic DNA:
- a CDS encoding glucosamine-6-phosphate deaminase has product MKIIVTDSKENGSTEGFKLFEKSINNGAKVIGLATGSTPVDLYQEWTESNLDNSDLISINLDEYVGLTSDNDQSYHYFMQKNLFAKKPFKKSYIPDGIKAINDPQGASDDYNQIIAENPIDIQLLGLGQNGHIAFNEPGTPFDSVTHEVKLTENTIQANSRFFSKIEDVPKSAICMGIANIMAAKEIVIMAFGENKADAVKKMVEGPVTEDVPASILQKHDNVTLIVDNAAASKLSASAKN; this is encoded by the coding sequence ATGAAAATCATCGTTACAGACAGTAAAGAAAATGGCAGCACTGAAGGTTTCAAGCTTTTTGAAAAAAGCATTAACAATGGTGCTAAGGTAATCGGCTTAGCAACTGGCTCTACCCCAGTAGATCTATATCAAGAATGGACTGAAAGCAATCTTGATAACTCTGATTTGATCAGTATTAACCTTGACGAATATGTTGGCTTAACTTCTGACAATGATCAAAGCTATCATTACTTCATGCAAAAAAACTTGTTTGCAAAGAAGCCTTTTAAAAAGTCATACATTCCTGATGGAATAAAAGCAATTAATGATCCACAAGGTGCATCTGATGATTACAACCAAATTATCGCTGAAAATCCAATCGACATTCAGCTTCTAGGTTTAGGTCAAAACGGTCATATTGCTTTTAACGAACCAGGAACACCTTTTGATTCGGTAACTCATGAAGTTAAATTGACTGAAAATACCATTCAAGCCAATTCACGTTTCTTCAGTAAGATTGAAGACGTGCCAAAATCTGCAATTTGTATGGGGATTGCAAATATCATGGCAGCAAAAGAGATTGTCATTATGGCCTTTGGTGAAAACAAAGCGGATGCTGTTAAGAAGATGGTTGAAGGCCCTGTAACCGAAGATGTACCTGCTTCAATTTTGCAAAAACATGATAATGTAACACTTATTGTCGATAATGCTGCTGCAAGTAAGCTTAGTGCTAGTGCGAAGAATTAG